From one Luteolibacter sp. Y139 genomic stretch:
- a CDS encoding ATP-binding protein → MAWLGGVAGNQFQSWFGSKIKEPPPGAEEVFRNHHIRALLRRAVVVSVEKKAVWVREERGNASDLFRDAGEILAARLGELVDEPSGAFAKFQEFEVTAILDNFVANKGKINVLTLDLWSDLVAETPELQSLSEIERADLIGGVHEGFGEALWGLFKHDAATDRQAFAAIELLYLSRILQAVQAIPGSSSLDLSGLVGRIDLLFKEVKQQQVFYFKEILSDLLAVNKTQSVHTELLLKILAAVTAPKAPTFDALHTIPPPPLGFTGREEELENLRQRAGRGGAVITGLKGMGGIGKTALALVLAREWASRFPDAALMLDGKGLAGNAAPSAAKLMEQVILAFHPEAKLPDDPSAIAGIYQSVLHGRKVMILLDNAKDAAQAKPLLPPDGCAVIVTSRSGFAIDGCAPYAVGRMKDGEAEALLRGAYSGLTDEQVNELIRLCAGLPLALKLAASHLALDAADRGGAADVAGYLRKLGGGRLAHLNADAEDAGEVTISETLRLSVEPLLEDEKQAWRRLAIFTSSFCAKAAEVIAGASQEMLDSFLRRSLLEADGADRYRLHDFAADYARAQLSKEQKDYLALAHARHYETVGYEADRLYKEKGLHLEGLALFDRERAQIEAAFAAMEVRQDGAAAGLVIGIANAIVYVGQSLRFHPRQRINWLEAQLRAAGRIGHREAEAYAWGNLGNAHSVLGDVNRAIECYEQLLKIVRELGDRHGEGEALGNLGTAHSALGDDRTAIGYYEQHLAIARESDDRRGEGIALGNLGAAHRNVGSTTMAIGFQKQRLKIAREIGDRRGEGDALGNLGNAHSDLGDTRAAIGYYEQHLEIAREIGDRFGEGGALWNSAEEYYKEGNHAEAIFRAEQALGILTAIENPKAPLVQAYLAEWRGEAG, encoded by the coding sequence TTGGCTTGGCTGGGAGGCGTTGCGGGGAACCAATTCCAGTCGTGGTTCGGCTCCAAGATCAAGGAGCCGCCTCCTGGAGCCGAGGAGGTCTTCCGGAATCATCACATCCGGGCGCTGCTCCGGCGTGCTGTTGTCGTCTCGGTTGAAAAGAAAGCCGTCTGGGTTCGGGAAGAGCGAGGCAATGCCTCCGATCTCTTCCGTGATGCCGGGGAAATCCTAGCTGCCCGGCTTGGTGAATTGGTAGACGAGCCTTCCGGTGCTTTTGCCAAGTTCCAAGAGTTTGAGGTCACTGCGATTCTCGACAACTTCGTCGCCAACAAAGGGAAGATCAATGTCCTCACCTTGGATCTCTGGTCGGACTTGGTCGCGGAAACGCCCGAACTCCAAAGCCTTTCCGAGATCGAGCGTGCCGACTTGATCGGCGGGGTACATGAGGGATTCGGCGAGGCGCTGTGGGGCCTCTTCAAGCACGATGCTGCGACGGACCGGCAGGCCTTTGCCGCCATCGAATTGCTCTACCTGTCCCGCATCCTTCAGGCCGTCCAAGCCATTCCCGGTTCGTCTTCTTTGGATCTCTCCGGTTTGGTGGGCCGGATCGACTTGCTCTTCAAGGAGGTGAAGCAGCAGCAGGTCTTCTACTTCAAGGAAATCCTGAGCGACCTCCTTGCGGTAAACAAGACGCAGTCAGTTCACACGGAGCTGCTCCTGAAGATTCTCGCGGCCGTTACTGCTCCCAAGGCTCCGACCTTCGACGCACTCCACACCATCCCGCCGCCGCCGCTGGGATTCACCGGCCGTGAGGAGGAGTTGGAAAACCTGCGCCAGCGGGCCGGGCGGGGTGGTGCTGTCATTACAGGGCTCAAGGGCATGGGCGGCATCGGGAAGACGGCGCTTGCGCTGGTGCTCGCCAGGGAATGGGCATCTCGCTTCCCGGATGCCGCGCTGATGTTGGATGGCAAGGGGCTAGCCGGGAATGCTGCTCCTTCCGCGGCCAAGCTGATGGAGCAGGTTATCCTCGCGTTCCATCCGGAGGCGAAGTTGCCGGACGATCCCAGTGCCATCGCCGGCATCTATCAGAGCGTGCTGCATGGGAGGAAGGTAATGATCCTTTTGGACAACGCGAAGGATGCGGCGCAGGCGAAGCCGCTGCTGCCGCCCGACGGCTGCGCGGTCATCGTCACGTCCCGTTCTGGCTTCGCCATTGATGGCTGTGCGCCTTATGCGGTGGGCCGGATGAAGGATGGAGAGGCAGAAGCGCTCCTGCGTGGTGCGTATTCCGGGCTGACGGACGAGCAGGTGAACGAGCTCATTCGGCTCTGTGCCGGTCTGCCACTGGCTTTGAAATTGGCGGCTTCCCATCTGGCGTTGGATGCTGCTGACCGCGGGGGCGCTGCGGATGTGGCTGGGTATTTACGGAAGCTTGGCGGCGGGCGTTTGGCTCACCTCAATGCTGACGCCGAGGATGCCGGGGAGGTCACCATCTCTGAAACCCTGCGCCTGAGCGTCGAACCCTTGCTTGAGGACGAGAAACAGGCGTGGCGCCGTCTCGCGATCTTTACGTCCAGCTTCTGCGCCAAAGCGGCGGAGGTCATCGCCGGGGCGAGTCAGGAGATGCTTGATTCTTTCCTGCGCCGTAGCTTGCTGGAGGCGGATGGCGCTGATCGCTACAGGCTTCACGATTTCGCGGCGGACTACGCCCGCGCCCAACTCTCAAAAGAGCAAAAAGACTATCTCGCGTTGGCTCACGCGCGGCATTACGAGACCGTCGGGTATGAGGCGGATCGGTTGTATAAGGAGAAAGGCCTGCATCTTGAAGGACTCGCCCTCTTCGATAGAGAGCGTGCTCAAATCGAGGCTGCCTTTGCTGCGATGGAGGTCCGGCAGGACGGAGCTGCAGCGGGATTGGTGATCGGGATCGCCAACGCGATTGTCTACGTCGGGCAGTCTTTACGTTTCCACCCCCGGCAGAGGATTAATTGGCTAGAGGCTCAGCTTCGCGCTGCTGGTCGGATCGGACATCGTGAAGCGGAGGCCTACGCGTGGGGCAATCTTGGCAACGCGCACTCCGTGTTGGGTGATGTAAACAGGGCCATCGAATGCTATGAGCAGCTGTTGAAGATCGTCCGCGAATTAGGCGATCGGCACGGAGAGGGAGAAGCTTTGGGCAACCTTGGTACCGCGCACTCTGCGTTGGGCGACGATCGGACCGCCATCGGATATTATGAACAACATTTGGCGATCGCTCGTGAGAGTGACGACCGACGTGGCGAGGGCATCGCGCTGGGTAATCTCGGTGCGGCGCACAGGAACGTAGGCAGCACAACAATGGCCATAGGATTCCAGAAGCAACGATTGAAGATCGCTCGGGAGATAGGCGACCGGCGCGGCGAGGGCGACGCGCTAGGCAACCTCGGCAACGCGCATTCCGACTTGGGAGACACACGGGCGGCCATCGGGTACTACGAGCAGCACCTGGAGATCGCCCGGGAGATCGGCGACCGGTTCGGCGAGGGTGGCGCACTTTGGAACTCCGCGGAGGAGTATTACAAAGAGGGCAATCACGCCGAAGCCATCTTTCGGGCGGAACAGGCGCTGGGAATTCTAACAGCAATCGAAAACCCCAAGGCACCCTTGGTTCAGGCCTATCTCGCCGAGTGGCGGGGCGAGGCAGGTTGA
- a CDS encoding alpha-amylase family glycosyl hydrolase has protein sequence MKFVASLLLCLTASVMNAAERPVIYQLLPRLFGNTNETRKVNGTLAENGCGKFRDINDAALHSIKEMGFTHVWLTGVLEQASGTTYPGRPADAPDILKGIAGSPYAIKDYFDVCPDYAVDPAKRLDEFKSLLTRCRTQGLKVIIDFVPNHVARSYDSDVKPEHSFGKGDDTATFFSRDNHFYYLRSSDAGGGPPLKLPTADLPGCTGHFAPETTFGRVTGNNVISWSPSINDWYETVKLNYGHDFTTGRHTSHLPGPDAAPADVPKTWRTMDAILAYWQDMGVDGFRADMAHMIPMEFWRWSIKRARDRKPGVFFSAEAYDNDPAKLTDGHVLDDLIKAGFDAVYDDPVYDVLEGLYDSGKWANDLDALTFTGDRFHHSLRYAENHDEVRIASPKEWGGLGMNVGRPVSAVLFGMGRGPLMLYSGQEVGEPAAGREGFGGDDARTTIFDYWSMPEFTKWTNNGKYDGAKLSDDQKALRAWYAKLIHLMHEPAFTSGEFYGLNHANNDNPDYGRLDNETASGHWLYSYLRQDKTTGQAFLVVANFNGTHAIENAKLRLPENALEWLGKKDTASLSFTTRLGPQWTANSNAAALPDQGIALPTISLLNAVVVEVK, from the coding sequence ATGAAGTTTGTCGCCAGCCTCCTGCTCTGTTTGACTGCTTCCGTGATGAATGCCGCCGAGCGTCCCGTGATCTATCAGCTCCTCCCGCGGCTGTTCGGAAACACCAACGAGACCCGCAAGGTCAACGGCACGCTCGCGGAAAACGGCTGCGGGAAATTCCGCGACATCAATGACGCCGCCCTGCACTCCATCAAGGAGATGGGCTTCACCCACGTTTGGCTCACCGGCGTGTTAGAGCAAGCCAGCGGCACCACTTACCCCGGTCGCCCCGCCGATGCCCCGGACATCCTCAAGGGCATCGCCGGCAGCCCCTACGCCATCAAGGACTACTTCGATGTCTGCCCCGACTACGCCGTCGACCCGGCGAAGCGCCTGGATGAATTCAAGTCTCTCCTCACCCGCTGCCGCACCCAGGGGCTGAAGGTCATCATCGACTTCGTCCCGAACCACGTCGCCCGTTCCTACGACTCCGACGTGAAGCCGGAGCATTCCTTCGGCAAGGGCGACGACACCGCCACCTTCTTCTCCCGCGACAACCACTTCTACTACCTCCGTAGTAGTGACGCCGGCGGCGGCCCACCGCTCAAGCTCCCCACCGCGGATCTGCCCGGCTGCACCGGCCACTTCGCCCCCGAAACCACCTTCGGCCGTGTCACCGGCAACAACGTCATCTCGTGGTCCCCTTCCATCAACGACTGGTACGAGACCGTGAAGCTGAATTATGGCCACGACTTCACCACCGGCCGCCACACCTCCCATCTCCCCGGCCCCGACGCCGCACCTGCCGACGTTCCAAAGACCTGGCGCACCATGGACGCCATCCTCGCCTACTGGCAGGACATGGGCGTCGATGGCTTCCGCGCCGACATGGCGCACATGATCCCCATGGAATTCTGGCGCTGGTCCATCAAGCGCGCCCGCGACCGCAAGCCCGGCGTCTTCTTCTCCGCCGAAGCCTACGACAACGACCCCGCCAAACTCACCGACGGCCACGTCCTCGATGACCTTATCAAGGCCGGCTTCGACGCCGTCTACGATGACCCCGTCTACGACGTCCTCGAAGGCCTCTACGACTCCGGCAAGTGGGCCAATGACCTCGACGCCCTCACCTTCACCGGCGACCGCTTCCACCACTCTCTCCGCTACGCCGAGAACCACGACGAAGTCCGCATCGCCAGCCCCAAGGAATGGGGCGGCCTCGGCATGAACGTCGGACGACCTGTCAGTGCCGTCCTCTTCGGCATGGGCCGCGGCCCCCTCATGCTCTACTCCGGCCAGGAAGTCGGCGAACCCGCCGCAGGAAGAGAAGGCTTCGGCGGCGACGACGCCCGCACCACCATCTTCGACTACTGGTCCATGCCCGAGTTCACCAAGTGGACCAACAACGGCAAATACGACGGCGCCAAACTAAGCGACGACCAAAAAGCCCTCCGCGCCTGGTACGCCAAACTCATCCACCTCATGCACGAGCCCGCCTTCACCAGCGGCGAGTTCTACGGCCTCAACCACGCCAACAACGACAACCCCGACTACGGCCGCCTCGACAACGAAACCGCCAGCGGCCACTGGCTCTACAGCTACCTCCGCCAAGACAAAACCACCGGCCAAGCCTTCCTAGTCGTCGCCAACTTCAACGGCACCCACGCCATCGAAAACGCCAAACTCCGCCTCCCCGAAAACGCCCTCGAATGGCTCGGCAAGAAAGACACCGCTTCTCTCTCCTTCACTACCCGCCTCGGTCCCCAGTGGACCGCCAACAGCAATGCCGCCGCCCTCCCCGACCAAGGCATTGCCCTTCCCACCATCTCATTGCTGAATGCAGTTGTGGTCGAGGTGAAATGA
- a CDS encoding Sec-independent protein translocase subunit TatA/TatB — protein MNTPLAIMNLGGQEMMVIFVIILLLFGAKKIPELARGLGKSMGEFKKARDEFEREITRSEDEVRVKEASGKEAHDKA, from the coding sequence ATGAACACCCCACTCGCCATTATGAATCTAGGCGGACAAGAAATGATGGTCATTTTCGTGATCATCCTGCTGCTCTTCGGAGCGAAGAAAATTCCTGAACTCGCTCGTGGCCTCGGCAAGAGCATGGGTGAATTCAAAAAGGCTCGCGACGAGTTCGAACGCGAGATCACCCGATCGGAAGACGAAGTCCGGGTCAAGGAAGCCTCTGGCAAGGAAGCTCACGACAAGGCCTGA
- a CDS encoding endonuclease/exonuclease/phosphatase family protein yields the protein MKFLPRFFQIAPGLLGAFFLLLTGCDKKDQAGDWAGQAPPPPAQAPAKTAAAPAPAAPATTPVAATPATPAAEVAPVTEGTVRFVGYNVENWLTMDRYVDGKSLKGAPKPEKERLAVAKVIAEAKPDILGVAEIGHEEDVKDLQAYLEKAGHPMPHSYLNHGVDPTRSLVILSRFPIGKTVVHENLTYRIEGKEYGMQRGILDATIQTPVGAYRFIGLHLKSKRDVTEGDQEEMRLQEAHLLRRELDTILKEDPNARLVVYGDFNDTRNSPAIKAIHGSGKGPETLNMIALKDSKGEYWTQFWDFQDVYSRIDYVMLSSALKKSVEWDNCKIIDSEGVDDASDHRPLFVILK from the coding sequence ATGAAATTCCTCCCTCGCTTTTTCCAGATCGCCCCGGGTTTGCTCGGGGCGTTTTTCTTGCTCCTCACCGGTTGCGACAAGAAGGACCAGGCGGGGGATTGGGCAGGCCAGGCACCGCCGCCGCCCGCGCAGGCTCCGGCGAAGACTGCCGCGGCCCCAGCGCCTGCGGCACCGGCCACGACGCCGGTGGCTGCCACGCCCGCGACGCCTGCCGCGGAGGTGGCTCCTGTCACGGAAGGCACGGTCCGGTTCGTCGGCTACAACGTCGAGAACTGGCTGACCATGGACCGCTACGTCGATGGCAAGAGCCTGAAGGGTGCGCCGAAGCCGGAGAAGGAGCGTCTCGCGGTGGCGAAGGTGATTGCGGAGGCGAAGCCCGATATTCTCGGCGTTGCTGAAATCGGCCACGAAGAGGACGTGAAGGATCTCCAAGCTTATTTGGAAAAAGCGGGTCATCCGATGCCGCATTCCTACCTGAACCACGGTGTGGATCCGACGCGCAGTCTGGTGATCTTGTCCCGTTTTCCGATCGGCAAGACGGTGGTTCACGAGAACCTCACCTACCGGATCGAGGGTAAGGAATATGGCATGCAGCGTGGCATTCTCGACGCGACGATCCAGACGCCTGTCGGAGCCTATCGTTTCATCGGCCTGCACCTGAAGTCGAAGCGTGATGTGACCGAGGGCGATCAGGAGGAGATGCGCCTTCAGGAAGCCCATTTGCTGCGCCGGGAGCTCGATACCATCCTGAAGGAAGATCCTAACGCACGCCTGGTGGTTTACGGGGATTTCAATGACACCCGCAACAGCCCGGCGATCAAAGCGATCCACGGTTCCGGGAAAGGACCGGAGACGCTGAACATGATCGCGCTGAAGGATTCGAAGGGCGAATACTGGACGCAGTTTTGGGACTTTCAGGACGTCTACTCGCGGATTGACTACGTGATGCTGAGCAGCGCGCTGAAGAAGTCCGTCGAATGGGATAACTGCAAGATCATCGATAGCGAAGGTGTGGACGACGCGAGCGATCACCGGCCGCTGTTCGTGATTTTGAAGTAG